Below is a genomic region from Nitrospira sp..
ATCAGTGCGCGCAGTCTCGCCGCCTCCACCCTGGCCGCACGATATTCATTGGAAGCCCGATCATGGTCCGCACGATTCTGCGTGGGGTCTAACTCAATCAGGACATCGCCTTTCTTCACCACCTGCCCGTCCAGCACATGGATCGCCGCAATCACACCCGTTTCATAGGGCTGGATCACTTTGGAATAGCCGCTGGGGATGATCTTGCCCTGCGCCGTCGCGACGATATCGATCCATCCGAAGGAGGCCCAGAGCACCGCGGAGGTGAAGACCGCCACGATGGTCCACAGAATCGCCCGGCCGATCGGCGACGGCGGCGACTGCTGAATCTCGAGCACAGCCGGAAGAAACTCCGTGGTACGTGACGAGGGGGTCAGGAACCCTGCCCCCAAGGCTCCTGGCCCCTTTTCCGTCTGCCAGGCCGCTTTCCAGACCGCCCAATGTCGTGCCACTGCGCCGAACGCCATCTGCAATCCCCCGCTCTCCTGAGTCATGACTCCTTACGCCGGCACCGGCCGCACGCCATCCTGATGCCGACACAGCCGGGCATAGAATCCCTTGAGCTGCACCAACTCCTCATGCGAGCCAGATTCCACTACTTCGCCTTTGTCGATCACGTAGATACAATGAGCCGGCCGCACGGTACTGAGACGATGCGCAATAATGAATACCGTGCGCCCGTTGCAGATGTGCGCCATGTTCTGCTGAATCATCGCCTCTGATTCATAATCCAACGCGCTCGTCGCTTCATCGAAGATCAGAATGCGGGGATTCGCCACCAACGCGCGGGCAATGGCAATCCGCTGCCGTTGTCCGCCTGACAGCAAGCAGCCATGTTCCCCCACCATCGTGTCGTAGCCTTCCGGCAATTCCAGGATGAACTCGTGCGCCCCGGCCAGCTTCGCCGCCTGCATCACCTGCTCCATCGCCAGCCCGGGATCCGTCAACGCAATGTTGTCGCGAACAGATTGGTTGAAGAGAAAGTTTTCTTGCAGGACGACACCCACCTGCCGGCGCAGCCAGGCAGGATCGACCTGCGCCAGATCGACGCCGTCGACCAGAATGCGGCCCCGTTCCGGCACATAGAGCCGTTGAATCAATTTGGCGATGGTGCTCTTCCCGGACCCCGACCGCCCGACAATACCGATGACATCGCCAGGCGCCACGATAAACGAGATCTTGCGCAGCACTTCCGGCCCGTCCGGGCGGTACCGAAAGGTCACCCCTTCAAACACGACCTGCCCGGCGACTTGCGGCAATGTGGTCCGGTTCGGGTTGTAGGACGGCTCCGGCTGCGTATTGAGCACATCCCCGAGCCGTTGCACCGAGATCCCGACCTGCTGAAACTCCTGCCAGAGATTGACGAGGCGTAACAGCGGGCCGGTCACCTGGGCCGACAGCATATTAAAGGCGATCAACTGCCCGATACTGAGATCCCCTTCGATCACGCGATAGGCTCCGACCCAGAGCACCGCGACGACAGTGACTTTCTGGATGCAGGTCGCAATTTGGCTTGCCACCGTAATCAGACTCGTCGCACGAAAGCTGGCGCGCACATAGCCGGCCAGTTGCTCCTCCCACTTGCGTAACAACGGCGGCTCGACGGCCATGGCCTTCACCGTCTGAATCCCGCTAACCGCCTCGACCAGGAAGGACTGGTTCTCCGCGCCGCGATTGAACTTTTCATGAAGCCTGGCCCGGATCGCCGGGGTAATCGCAATCGACAAGAAGGCATAGAACGGCAACGACACCATCACCACGCCCGTCAGCATCGGACTGTACAGCCACATCACGGCAAGAAAGACCACCGTGAACAGCACATCCAACACTACCGTGACCGAATGGCTCGTCAGAAACTGACGGATCTGTTCCAGTTCGCGCACCCGGGCCACCGTGTCGCCCACCCGTCGCGCTTCGAAATACGCCAGCGGGAGCGCCAGAATGTGGCGGAACAGCTGGGCGCCGAGCCCGACATCAATGCGATTGGTCGTATGGGAAAACAGATAGGTACGTAATCCGCCGAGGAGTGCGTCAAACACAGCCAATCCGATCATGCCGATCGCCAGCACATGGAGAGTCGTGAACCCCTTGTGGACGAGGACTTTATCGATGACGACTTGGGTGAATAGCGGGGTCAGCAGTGCAAAGAGTTGCAGGAAGAACGAGGCGACGAGCACTTC
It encodes:
- a CDS encoding type I secretion system permease/ATPase, with the translated sequence MPTDVGRGAPPSDSTPPPATSGTTDTGLICLLIIARYYDLPADGSQLRHQFAQSGQTLSDTGLLRAAKHLGLKAGSLATTWSKLAGTPFPAIAKRTDGRYVVLAKFEGDKALIQDPVAGRPLVLSREQFESAWTGELLLFTKRANLRLHDLKFDFTWFIPSIVKYRKFLGEVLVASFFLQLFALLTPLFTQVVIDKVLVHKGFTTLHVLAIGMIGLAVFDALLGGLRTYLFSHTTNRIDVGLGAQLFRHILALPLAYFEARRVGDTVARVRELEQIRQFLTSHSVTVVLDVLFTVVFLAVMWLYSPMLTGVVMVSLPFYAFLSIAITPAIRARLHEKFNRGAENQSFLVEAVSGIQTVKAMAVEPPLLRKWEEQLAGYVRASFRATSLITVASQIATCIQKVTVVAVLWVGAYRVIEGDLSIGQLIAFNMLSAQVTGPLLRLVNLWQEFQQVGISVQRLGDVLNTQPEPSYNPNRTTLPQVAGQVVFEGVTFRYRPDGPEVLRKISFIVAPGDVIGIVGRSGSGKSTIAKLIQRLYVPERGRILVDGVDLAQVDPAWLRRQVGVVLQENFLFNQSVRDNIALTDPGLAMEQVMQAAKLAGAHEFILELPEGYDTMVGEHGCLLSGGQRQRIAIARALVANPRILIFDEATSALDYESEAMIQQNMAHICNGRTVFIIAHRLSTVRPAHCIYVIDKGEVVESGSHEELVQLKGFYARLCRHQDGVRPVPA